The sequence TCCGCCGTCGGGCATCGCACCGGAAGGACGGACCTCGCCGAGCACCTCGGCGCGCGGACGGGTGACCTGCACCGCCTCGGCCGCAGCCTCGGCCGCAGGCGCTTCCGCGGAAGCGCCCGGCAGCTCGCCGCTGACGTCCCACAGGTGGTGCACCAGATCGTGCACCAGGTACTGCAGCAGCGTGGTGACCGTGAACGGTGCGCCGTCGCTGCGCAGTCCGCGCCGCTGCACCGCCTCCGGCGGCACGGCCTCGGCCGCCGCGGCCAACGTCTCCGCGGCCGCGAGGATCTCCGCGGACACGGCCTCCGGGTCCAGCTCGTGGTAACGGCCGGCGAGCGCCGCCTCGTTCGGATCCCAGTCCGGAAAGGTCGGCTCGTCCTCGGTCAGGATCAACGCCAGCCGATCGGTGAACAGGCCCAGCGCGTCCCGGGTGTGCGCGCCGTACTCCAGCGGCGACCACACCTGCGGTTGCGGCCGGTCCCGAACGTCCGCGCGGAGCAGCACCACCGGCCACACCTGCACCTGGGCACGGATCACTGCGGGGATCTCCGCCAGGGTGAGCACACCGGCGTCGAGGCTGCACTGCGGGCAGCGCTGCTGCAGTACCCAGGTCCAGTCCTTGGTCTCCGGTGGCACCTCGGGGAGTTGGCTCGCAGGCATGGGGCTCACGCTACCGGTCCCGGTCGCCTCACCAGTCTCCGCGGCGACGGAACCGGATCTGCCCGCCCGGGCGCAGCTGCCCCGACGCGTCGGCCGCATCGTCGGTGAGTACCCCGATCACCGGGTAGCCGCCGGTGACCGGGTGGTCGGGGCCGAAGATCAGCGGCTGCCCGTCCGCCGGTACTTGCACCGCGCCGCGGACCACCCCCTCCGAGGCCAGCTCGCCACGGCGGGCTCGCTCCAGGCCGGCCCCGTGCAGCCGCACACCCACCCGGTCACCCAGGTCGGTGACGGTGTACGGCTCGGCGAACAGAGCGGTGAGGGCGCCGTCGGTGAACCAGTCCCGCCGCGGGCCGGGGAGGAGGTCGAGCATGTAGGGCGCTCCGTGCCAGCCCGGCGCCTCGGCTTCAACAGTGGCGATCACGGCTTCTCCGGCGCCCGCCTGCAGCACATCGCCGGCCTGCAGTGGCGGCGGGCCGAGCGCTGCGAGCGTGTCGTAGCTGGCGGAGCCGAGCGTCCGGCCGGTCAGCACGCCCTGCGGCAGCGCCAGGTAGGTGCGCATCCCCCACTCCGGCACCCCCAGGCGCAGCTCGGCACCCGCCGGTAGCCGGAGGACCGGACCGCCGGTCCGGGTGCTGCCGCCACCGGCCACGACCTCGATCGGCGCGGGCGCGCCCGCGAGCGCGACCACCACGGTCTCCTCGGCCCGCAGCACGAGCCCGCCAAGGGTGGTCTCCAGAGCGGGGGCGCCGTCGTCGTTGCCG is a genomic window of Ruania zhangjianzhongii containing:
- a CDS encoding biotin-dependent carboxyltransferase family protein, translating into MTLTVLDPGGLTLVQDLGRPGYAGLGVTESGAADRRSLRRANRLLGNDDGAPALETTLGGLVLRAEETVVVALAGAPAPIEVVAGGGSTRTGGPVLRLPAGAELRLGVPEWGMRTYLALPQGVLTGRTLGSASYDTLAALGPPPLQAGDVLQAGAGEAVIATVEAEAPGWHGAPYMLDLLPGPRRDWFTDGALTALFAEPYTVTDLGDRVGVRLHGAGLERARRGELASEGVVRGAVQVPADGQPLIFGPDHPVTGGYPVIGVLTDDAADASGQLRPGGQIRFRRRGDW
- a CDS encoding DinB family protein, with protein sequence MPASQLPEVPPETKDWTWVLQQRCPQCSLDAGVLTLAEIPAVIRAQVQVWPVVLLRADVRDRPQPQVWSPLEYGAHTRDALGLFTDRLALILTEDEPTFPDWDPNEAALAGRYHELDPEAVSAEILAAAETLAAAAEAVPPEAVQRRGLRSDGAPFTVTTLLQYLVHDLVHHLWDVSGELPGASAEAPAAEAAAEAVQVTRPRAEVLGEVRPSGAMPDGGASGGEDPAPGAVAAQAGSVPGGAGAQEAEANASAEEADAPASAEAAPTEAEDRPVPPLQAFAHRHRRALGILIAIVCAALAVAFATVAAPTTTGGGVRAFLVHWTVPAIWALIGAVAITWALSVRRQIINVIAYAAVACWVIYLAARML